One genomic segment of Alistipes sp. ZOR0009 includes these proteins:
- the cobM gene encoding precorrin-4 C(11)-methyltransferase translates to MNAIVTYSEAGAALAQKLVEQGFAADLYTPSTVEVHGAAALAEQLFAKYSAIVYIGSLGICVRAIAPSLRSKKSDPAIVNIDVNGRYVQPVISGHVGGANDLAQELARLLGATPILTTVSDTTERWSLDMFPKQFGWMLEPTRNLTHLMAAFVNGKPTVLLLEVRDEGTLMLENSLPNNVTVFYNHSEIEIAKYEVVIAVTPFVRDLGERVLCFRPKVLHLGTGSQKGISSAPYAQQVEQLLLENGLSPLSIASIGSVDIKKEEQAFIDFADSRHVPFATFTKEVLSAYDVPNPSERVESEVGCSSVSEAVAMHLSKNSLLLGKVKAEVDGKHFTLSVAIDRRFERKGFVEIVGAGPGDPKLVTVRGKELLQVADLILYAGSLVPKELTYYAKKGCLVRSSADMDLQQQVDLMEEYYRKGLLIVRLHTGDPCIYGAIQEQMSLMDQRGMSYRITPGVSSFQAAAAALQSQFTIPEEVQTIILTRGEGRTPVPEREQLRNLARSQSTMCIYLSASLAGKIEQELLEHYSPETPVAVCYKLTWKEEKIYRCTLSTLEQTVKENNLSMTTLIVVGKAIDNRQGESKLYDRNFSHAFRK, encoded by the coding sequence ATGAACGCAATAGTAACCTATTCGGAGGCAGGGGCGGCACTAGCACAAAAGCTGGTGGAGCAAGGCTTTGCTGCCGATTTATATACCCCTAGTACCGTAGAGGTGCATGGTGCTGCCGCATTGGCCGAGCAGCTGTTTGCCAAGTATAGCGCCATTGTCTACATCGGCTCGTTGGGGATATGCGTAAGGGCGATTGCCCCCTCGCTTCGAAGCAAGAAGAGCGATCCTGCAATAGTCAACATAGACGTAAATGGACGCTACGTGCAGCCTGTTATTTCGGGACATGTGGGTGGTGCCAACGACTTGGCGCAAGAGCTGGCCAGACTGCTAGGTGCAACGCCAATTCTCACTACAGTGAGCGACACTACCGAGCGTTGGTCGCTCGATATGTTCCCTAAACAGTTTGGCTGGATGTTGGAGCCTACGCGAAATCTCACGCACCTAATGGCAGCCTTTGTAAATGGTAAGCCAACCGTGCTGCTGCTCGAGGTTCGCGACGAGGGTACGCTGATGCTGGAGAATAGCCTGCCTAACAATGTCACCGTTTTTTATAATCATAGCGAAATCGAAATTGCGAAGTACGAGGTGGTGATTGCCGTTACCCCTTTCGTAAGAGATTTGGGCGAACGGGTGCTCTGCTTTCGTCCAAAGGTCTTGCATCTGGGAACGGGCAGCCAAAAGGGTATTTCGTCGGCTCCTTACGCTCAGCAGGTGGAGCAGCTGCTGTTGGAGAATGGCCTATCGCCGCTCTCTATAGCCTCCATTGGTTCGGTGGATATCAAAAAAGAGGAGCAGGCGTTTATTGATTTTGCTGATAGCCGCCATGTTCCGTTTGCTACCTTCACGAAGGAGGTGCTAAGCGCCTACGACGTTCCCAATCCATCGGAGCGGGTGGAGAGCGAGGTGGGTTGCAGCAGCGTTTCGGAGGCGGTTGCCATGCATCTGTCTAAAAACAGCCTGCTTTTGGGTAAGGTTAAGGCCGAGGTCGACGGCAAGCACTTTACGCTATCGGTAGCCATCGATAGGAGGTTCGAACGTAAGGGCTTTGTGGAGATTGTGGGGGCTGGTCCAGGCGACCCCAAGCTGGTTACCGTTAGGGGAAAGGAGCTGCTTCAGGTGGCCGACCTTATTCTGTATGCCGGAAGCTTGGTGCCCAAGGAGCTAACCTACTACGCTAAAAAAGGCTGCTTGGTACGCAGTTCGGCCGATATGGACCTTCAGCAGCAGGTCGATTTAATGGAGGAGTACTACCGTAAAGGGCTGCTTATTGTCCGCCTTCATACGGGCGATCCCTGCATCTATGGTGCCATACAGGAGCAGATGAGCCTAATGGACCAGCGGGGTATGAGCTACCGTATAACGCCTGGGGTGTCCTCGTTTCAGGCGGCAGCGGCTGCGCTACAATCGCAGTTTACCATACCTGAGGAGGTGCAAACCATCATCCTTACCCGTGGTGAAGGGCGTACGCCAGTACCCGAGCGCGAGCAGCTTCGTAACTTGGCTCGCTCGCAAAGTACCATGTGCATCTACCTAAGCGCCTCTTTGGCGGGTAAGATAGAGCAGGAGCTGCTGGAGCATTATTCACCCGAAACCCCCGTAGCCGTATGCTATAAGCTAACATGGAAGGAGGAAAAGATATACCGATGTACGCTCTCTACGCTGGAGCAAACGGTGAAGGAGAATAATCTGAGCATGACTACCCTCATTGTTGTTGGTAAGGCTATAGACAACCGTCAGGGCGAGTCGAAGCTATACGATAGAAACTTTTCTCACGCCTTTAGAAAATGA
- a CDS encoding NAD(P)H-dependent oxidoreductase, giving the protein MEKVLIVFAHPYHLNSKSNKALLEEVGNNSEVTIHNLAQAYPDGKIDVAKEQELLTSFDKIILQFPTFWFNTPAILKSWFDEVFTYGWAYGPDGNALKGKKFGIVTTTGGVEDAYQKNGDKGFSIEDFLNSVIVSIKYVNADFIGYVVLHNAMNPTEEQLSVAKKEYKQLVLG; this is encoded by the coding sequence ATGGAAAAAGTACTTATTGTATTTGCCCACCCTTACCACCTCAACTCTAAGTCCAACAAGGCGCTGCTAGAGGAGGTTGGTAACAACAGCGAGGTAACCATCCACAACCTAGCACAGGCTTACCCAGACGGAAAGATTGATGTCGCCAAAGAGCAGGAGCTGCTAACCTCCTTCGACAAGATAATCCTTCAATTCCCTACATTCTGGTTTAATACGCCAGCCATTCTCAAGAGCTGGTTTGATGAGGTATTTACCTATGGATGGGCCTACGGTCCAGATGGCAACGCGCTAAAAGGTAAAAAATTCGGAATTGTAACCACCACGGGCGGTGTAGAGGATGCCTACCAAAAGAATGGAGACAAAGGCTTCTCGATAGAAGATTTTCTGAACTCCGTTATTGTCAGCATAAAGTATGTAAACGCCGATTTTATAGGCTATGTAGTACTGCACAACGCAATGAATCCTACAGAGGAGCAGCTTAGCGTCGCTAAAAAAGAGTACAAGCAGCTAGTGCTTGGTTAA
- the cbiD gene encoding cobalt-precorrin-5B (C(1))-methyltransferase CbiD, protein MILVFGGTTEGRMVAQLLDIQQMEFYYSTKLGSQQDVPGRHTAGAMNAQQIVEFCTANGIRLLVDAAHPFAVQLHENISQAAALLGLKVVRVERRSPEYALANVRFFDSWQGMAEAALESGVEPILALTGVQTIVPLKDLWSSRRCYFRILNTVQSEQLARASGIAMSWIIQDSNPESEEALIELVRKTDAQVILTKDSGYSGGLEAKIAVSQQLEVPLWVLKRPSLPAFDYVVYERKELLMLLLRLKKELLATEELRPGFTTGTCVCAAVKASIIALEDGAFPNDVTVYLADGTPARFAIFPNKLDDDVASCSVIKDAGDDPDVTHAKEVGCTIYRREDVGVEFKRGVGIGLVTLPGLQVAVGEPAINPVPRTMIAQVVEEMAQHYSITGGFTVEPFVPEGEELAKRTFNGRVGVEGGISILGTTGRVFPYSAEAFMGAIRQQVRVARSLGCNEIVATSGKRSESTLKPLCEGVPANAYIHFGNFVGETIKIADEEGFDRITIGIMLGKAVKLAEGHLDTHSREVTFNSRFLANFAQSLGYAEDVVEAINNLTLANAVVDLIPFSVDEPIYQNIARQCHSVCQQAAGDRLRVRLVLIVGNEAPIVVG, encoded by the coding sequence ATGATACTAGTCTTTGGAGGAACGACCGAAGGGAGGATGGTTGCCCAGCTTCTCGACATTCAGCAAATGGAGTTTTACTACTCCACCAAGCTGGGTTCGCAGCAGGATGTGCCCGGAAGGCATACTGCTGGAGCAATGAATGCCCAGCAGATTGTTGAGTTTTGTACAGCGAATGGTATCCGTCTGCTGGTTGATGCTGCGCATCCCTTTGCGGTGCAGCTGCACGAGAATATTAGCCAAGCGGCTGCTTTGCTAGGCCTCAAGGTGGTTCGTGTAGAGCGTAGGTCGCCGGAGTACGCTCTAGCCAATGTACGCTTTTTCGATTCGTGGCAAGGTATGGCGGAAGCTGCATTGGAGTCAGGTGTAGAGCCAATCCTTGCCCTAACTGGCGTGCAGACTATCGTTCCTTTAAAAGATTTATGGAGTAGCCGCAGGTGCTACTTTCGCATTCTCAATACCGTTCAGTCGGAGCAGCTGGCTCGTGCTTCGGGTATTGCCATGAGTTGGATAATTCAGGACTCCAATCCTGAGTCGGAGGAGGCGCTGATCGAGCTGGTGCGGAAAACAGATGCGCAGGTTATCCTTACAAAGGATAGCGGCTATAGCGGCGGTCTAGAGGCTAAAATTGCCGTATCTCAGCAGCTAGAAGTGCCGTTATGGGTATTGAAACGTCCATCATTACCAGCGTTCGACTATGTGGTGTACGAGCGTAAGGAGCTGCTGATGCTGCTGCTAAGGCTGAAGAAAGAGCTGCTGGCTACCGAAGAGCTAAGGCCCGGTTTTACAACTGGCACATGCGTTTGTGCAGCCGTTAAGGCCTCCATTATTGCGTTGGAAGATGGTGCATTTCCAAACGATGTTACCGTTTATTTGGCTGATGGCACACCTGCTAGGTTTGCTATTTTTCCAAATAAATTGGATGATGATGTTGCTTCTTGCTCTGTAATCAAAGATGCTGGCGACGACCCCGATGTAACTCACGCCAAAGAGGTGGGGTGTACCATTTACCGAAGGGAGGACGTAGGTGTTGAATTTAAACGTGGTGTGGGAATTGGCTTGGTAACGTTGCCTGGATTGCAGGTTGCCGTTGGCGAACCAGCAATTAACCCAGTGCCACGAACGATGATTGCACAGGTGGTGGAGGAGATGGCGCAGCACTACTCTATTACAGGTGGGTTTACCGTAGAGCCATTTGTTCCTGAGGGAGAGGAGCTAGCAAAGCGGACCTTTAATGGACGGGTGGGAGTAGAAGGTGGCATCTCGATACTTGGTACTACGGGACGTGTTTTCCCCTATTCGGCCGAGGCCTTTATGGGGGCTATCCGCCAGCAGGTAAGGGTGGCTCGGTCGTTGGGGTGTAACGAGATTGTGGCTACATCCGGAAAACGGAGCGAGTCCACGTTAAAGCCGCTCTGCGAAGGTGTTCCAGCCAATGCCTACATCCATTTTGGAAATTTTGTTGGAGAAACCATTAAGATTGCCGACGAAGAGGGTTTTGACAGGATAACCATTGGGATAATGCTAGGGAAGGCCGTTAAGCTGGCCGAAGGGCATCTCGATACGCATAGCCGTGAGGTTACCTTTAACTCTCGTTTTCTTGCAAACTTTGCGCAATCGCTGGGGTATGCCGAAGACGTTGTTGAGGCTATTAACAACCTAACGCTTGCCAATGCGGTTGTTGATCTAATACCTTTTAGTGTAGACGAACCTATTTATCAGAATATAGCCAGACAATGTCACTCGGTTTGTCAGCAAGCTGCTGGGGATCGCTTACGGGTGAGGTTGGTGCTGATTGTAGGCAATGAGGCGCCTATAGTGGTTGGATAG